The following proteins are encoded in a genomic region of Montipora foliosa isolate CH-2021 chromosome 8, ASM3666993v2, whole genome shotgun sequence:
- the LOC137967374 gene encoding D(5)-like dopamine receptor — MNNTTNETDIPEYESDDSWWDWKTFFLAFYIIVMIVTILGNSLVCIAVYINRRLRSPTNWFIASLAVSDFLYASAGLPFRILSNVTIIQYVWICKLWIWMDMACAAASIANLAVISVDRHLKINKAFDYHRKMTNRRSFLAIGGVWLYAATLSTLSIIAWPGEPGVRLNANGLCWNTNKKFYTVTNIVAFLFPLTVLVTCYIMILRTIRIQFKKRQHMSANFSSKEDRYTRKSVRREFKVTKTIAIVLLTFTLCWAPFFIVFTIDQYDMSIVRHIPDVLFYLIYLILPNVNSTLNPIIYGYFNTEFRIAFKKILVSIWDEIRAR, encoded by the coding sequence ATGAATAACACGACAAATGAAACAGACATTCCTGAATATGAATCTGACGACTCTTGGTGGGattggaaaacattttttttagccttttacATCATTGTAATGATCGTGACCATATTGGGAAACAGCTTAGTTTGTATCGCCGTATACATCAACCGGCGTCTCCGGAGCCCTACAAACTGGTTTATTGCGTCCCTGGCAGTAAGTGACTTCCTATACGCATCTGCGGGGCTACCCTTCCGTATCCTCTCAAATGTAACGATCATACAATATGTTTGGATCTGCAAGTTATGGATTTGGATGGACATGGCCTGTGCGGCGGCATCCATCGCCAATCTGGCGGTGATCTCAGTTGACAGACacttaaaaattaacaaagctTTTGATTACCATAGAAAGATGACAAACCGGCGCTCGTTTTTGGCCATTGGCGGCGTGTGGCTGTACGCGGCCACACTGTCGACGCTTTCCATTATCGCTTGGCCTGGAGAGCCAGGTGTTCGATTGAACGCTAACGGCTTGTGTTGGAATACCAACAAAAAATTCTACACGGTAACGAACATAGTAGCTTTTCTGTTCCCACTTACTGTGCTCGTGACTTGTTACATCATGATTTTGCGCACTATCAGAATTCAGTTTAAAAAAAGGCAACACATGAGTGCCAATTTCAGCAGCAAGGAAGACAGGTATACGCGAAAGAGCGTGCGGCGGGAATTCAAAGTCACTAAGACAATCGCCATTGTCCTGTTGACTTTCACTTTGTGTTGGGCCCCATTTTTTATCGTGTTCACTATTGACCAGTATGATATGTCTATAGTGAGACACATTCCGGATGTTCTCTTTTACCTGATCTACTTGATTCTACCAAACGTAAACAGTACTTTAAATCCGATCATTTACGGGTACTTTAATACTGAATTTCGTATCGCCTTTAAGAAGATACTTGTATCTATATGGGACGAAATTAGGGCCCGTTAA